From Rhineura floridana isolate rRhiFlo1 chromosome 5, rRhiFlo1.hap2, whole genome shotgun sequence, a single genomic window includes:
- the LOC133385759 gene encoding coiled-coil domain-containing protein 70-like, whose amino-acid sequence MFESKDAKYLSKSSSHPLVHSSTYLSYQKQLNQSLRGKNQILQEKNREVREENKTFRKENKAIRKENRTLRYKNNIHWKEKSALRENKLDSLKDRKLLEEKKKALQKQNKALQEEIKSLQEHDVAFKMEEKALQKELMAFWEGHRAFQEEIKGLRENSVPLLEEEKCLQKERRALEEEEAALQEENKALGKERKALKEEDKALKEENEVLQEWKTLLQENISLPMERQGALI is encoded by the coding sequence ATGTTTGAATCCAAGGATGCAAAGTATTTAAGCAAGAGTAGCTCTCATCCTTTGGTGCACTCTTCTACCTACCTTTCCTATCAGAAACAGCTAAACCAATCCCTCAGGGGTAAGAACCAAATCCTTCAAGAAAAGAACAGGGAGGTCCGAGAAGAAAACAAGACCTTCCGCAAGGAAAACAAGGCTATTCGTAAAGAGAATCGAACCCTCCGGTACAAAAACAATATTCACTGGAAGGAGAAGAGTGCCCTCAGGGAGAATAAATTAGATTCCTTGAAGGATAGAAAATTGCTTGAGGAGAAGAAAAAGGCCCTTCAAAAGCAGAACAAGGCCCTACAAGAAGAGATCAAGTCTCTCCAGGAGCATGACGTGGCTTTTAAAATGGAAGAGAAGGCTCTTCAAAAGGAGCTCATGGCTTTCTGGGAGGGGCACAGGGCCTTTCAAGAAGAGATTAAGGGTCTCAGAGAGAACAGTGTGCCTCTCCTAGAAGAGGAAAAGTGTCTTCAGAAAGAGAGGAGAGCCCTCGAAGAAGAAGAAGCTGCCCTCCAGGAAGAGAACAAGGCTCTCGGAAAAGAGAGGAAAGCTCTTAAAGAGGAGGATAAAGCCCTAAAGGAAGAGAATGAAGTTCTCCAGGAGTGGAAGACACTCCTCCAAGAGAATATCAGTTTACCGATGGAAAGGCAGGGAGCCCTAATCTGA